Proteins found in one Cytobacillus luteolus genomic segment:
- a CDS encoding two-component system regulatory protein YycI has translation MDWSKTKTIFIITFLVLDLFLIYQFIEKRNLSQLDLIREASIEEQLETEEITYPQLPRLADEADYIIYGQEKAFTLEEVDGLKNQQINLDNPTKLFSTFIVPIKFTEENIDTKIVQFIKDNIAYGSSYLYWKYDKDSKTIILFQHYKNNTFFNIPNNSSGQVLLQLNENNEIISYSQTLLTDIEEYKREEMLTSIQAIEYLYKSDYLKSGSEVTRIEFGYYPLVTLSKSQVLTPTWHIIVDDRMDYYVNAIEGQIIEIQE, from the coding sequence GTGGATTGGAGTAAAACAAAAACCATTTTTATTATTACCTTTTTGGTCTTAGATTTATTTTTAATTTATCAATTTATAGAAAAAAGAAATTTGAGCCAATTAGATTTAATTAGAGAGGCATCAATTGAAGAACAGTTGGAGACAGAGGAAATTACGTATCCACAGCTACCTAGGCTAGCTGATGAAGCTGATTATATCATCTATGGACAGGAAAAAGCATTTACATTAGAAGAGGTAGACGGCCTGAAAAATCAACAGATTAATCTCGATAATCCTACGAAACTATTTTCAACTTTTATTGTGCCTATTAAATTTACAGAAGAAAATATTGATACCAAAATTGTACAGTTCATAAAAGATAATATAGCTTATGGTTCTTCCTATCTATATTGGAAGTATGACAAAGATTCGAAGACGATTATTCTATTTCAGCATTATAAAAATAATACCTTCTTTAATATTCCTAATAATTCTAGTGGACAAGTCTTACTTCAGTTAAATGAGAATAATGAAATTATCTCTTACAGTCAAACTCTATTAACAGATATTGAAGAATACAAACGAGAAGAAATGCTAACTTCAATTCAAGCCATTGAGTATCTATATAAGAGTGATTATCTAAAATCAGGTAGTGAGGTAACAAGAATAGAATTCGGCTACTATCCACTCGTTACATTATCAAAATCCCAAGTGTTAACGCCAACTTGGCATATTATTGTTGATGATCGAATGGACTATTATGTAAATGCAATAGAGGGGCAAATTATTGAAATACAGGAGTGA
- a CDS encoding MBL fold metallo-hydrolase encodes MSLHFSVLASGSTGNAFYIGTEKHSLLVDAGLSGKQMELLFKNVNREIKNLSGILVTHEHSDHIKGLGVLARKYKLPVYANEKTWAAMESNIGEIPTDQKFVFTMGSVESFGNLDVESFGVSHDAAEPMFYAFHHEGRKVVLLTDTGYVSDRMKGVTKGADAYVIESNHDVEMLRMCHYPWNIKRRILGDFGHVSNEDSALALTDMIGDNTKRIYLAHLSQDNNMKDLARMAVKQTLESKGFEVGDQFDLYDTDPKVPTKLAYV; translated from the coding sequence ATGAGCTTGCACTTTAGTGTGCTTGCAAGTGGAAGCACAGGCAATGCATTTTATATAGGTACAGAAAAGCATTCATTACTTGTAGATGCTGGTTTAAGCGGAAAACAAATGGAATTGCTGTTTAAAAACGTAAATCGTGAAATTAAGAATTTATCAGGAATTTTAGTTACTCATGAGCATAGTGATCATATTAAGGGATTAGGTGTACTTGCAAGGAAATATAAGTTGCCAGTTTATGCAAATGAAAAAACATGGGCAGCTATGGAGAGCAATATTGGAGAAATTCCTACCGATCAAAAGTTTGTATTTACTATGGGTTCAGTCGAAAGCTTCGGAAATTTAGATGTTGAATCTTTTGGCGTATCGCATGATGCTGCTGAGCCCATGTTTTACGCATTCCATCATGAAGGCAGGAAGGTTGTGCTCCTGACTGATACTGGATATGTAAGTGATCGAATGAAGGGTGTCACTAAAGGTGCCGATGCTTATGTAATTGAAAGTAATCATGATGTAGAGATGTTAAGAATGTGTCATTATCCATGGAATATTAAACGTAGAATCTTAGGTGATTTTGGACATGTTTCTAATGAGGATTCTGCACTCGCTTTAACAGATATGATAGGTGACAACACAAAACGTATATATCTAGCACATCTAAGTCAAGACAATAATATGAAAGACTTGGCAAGAATGGCGGTAAAACAAACACTAGAAAGTAAAGGTTTTGAAGTTGGCGATCAATTTGATTTATACGATACAGACCCTAAAGTCCCAACAAAACTTGCATACGTTTAA
- a CDS encoding S1C family serine protease, which produces MGYYDQDYEYVNGRKQKGSRGGWFLSALVGAIVGAILIIVLIPTLTKYNILPYDLESAQESPQDETTTSAPNPEFQETVSVSVVTEVTDAVDKVSEAVVGVINLQQAGFWTQQGSQEAGTGSGVVYKKVGDKAYVVTNHHVIDRASQLEVSLSDGTRVAATLIGSDPLTDLAVLEIDGSHVTKVAEFGDSDTVRAGEPVLAIGNPLGLRFSGSVTQGIISGTKRSIPVDLDGDRIPDWNAEVLQTDAAINPGNSGGALVNIQGQIIGINSMKIAQHTVEGIGLSIPTNIVRPIIEDLEKYGEVLRPYMGVGLRSIGEISNYHKQETLHLPVEVKEGIAIVEVVPNSPAAQAGIKLYDVIVELDGKKVTDVLELRQHLYNKSIGDTMEVKLYRNGEIKTVNMKLVNESL; this is translated from the coding sequence ATGGGGTATTATGATCAGGACTATGAATATGTAAATGGCAGGAAGCAAAAGGGAAGTCGCGGTGGATGGTTTTTGTCTGCATTGGTTGGCGCAATAGTGGGGGCAATCCTAATTATTGTATTAATCCCTACTCTAACAAAATACAATATCCTCCCTTATGATTTAGAAAGTGCACAGGAGAGTCCACAAGATGAAACCACAACTTCAGCTCCAAACCCAGAGTTTCAAGAAACAGTGTCTGTTAGTGTTGTGACAGAAGTAACAGATGCTGTAGATAAGGTGTCTGAAGCTGTTGTTGGTGTAATTAATCTACAACAAGCGGGTTTTTGGACGCAGCAAGGTTCACAAGAGGCCGGTACTGGATCCGGAGTAGTATATAAGAAAGTTGGCGATAAGGCATATGTTGTAACAAATCATCATGTTATTGACAGAGCTAGTCAATTAGAAGTTAGCCTAAGTGATGGGACTCGAGTGGCTGCGACGTTGATAGGAAGTGATCCTTTAACAGACTTAGCAGTACTAGAGATTGATGGTAGTCATGTAACGAAAGTAGCTGAGTTTGGAGATTCAGATACCGTTAGAGCTGGTGAACCTGTATTAGCAATTGGAAATCCGTTAGGCCTTCGATTTTCAGGTTCAGTTACCCAAGGAATTATATCTGGCACGAAGCGCTCCATTCCAGTTGATCTAGATGGAGATCGAATTCCTGATTGGAATGCAGAAGTTCTACAGACAGACGCGGCTATTAACCCTGGAAATAGTGGTGGAGCATTGGTTAACATTCAAGGCCAGATCATTGGGATTAACTCAATGAAGATTGCTCAGCATACAGTTGAGGGAATTGGACTATCGATCCCTACAAATATTGTTCGACCTATTATCGAGGATTTAGAGAAATATGGTGAAGTTCTTCGCCCATATATGGGTGTAGGTTTGCGATCTATCGGTGAAATATCAAATTATCATAAACAAGAAACATTACATCTCCCAGTAGAAGTAAAAGAGGGAATTGCAATTGTTGAAGTGGTTCCTAATTCACCGGCTGCCCAAGCGGGAATCAAATTATATGATGTCATTGTTGAATTAGATGGCAAAAAAGTAACGGATGTACTCGAACTCAGGCAGCATTTATATAACAAATCTATTGGTGATACAATGGAAGTGAAATTATACCGTAATGGAGAAATTAAAACAGTGAATATGAAATTAGTAAATGAATCTTTATAG
- a CDS encoding CxxH/CxxC protein produces the protein MKCCQDHIELALDMYVDEYELPPEMRLLTENEMLSTTCEFCQNKAIYVVGN, from the coding sequence ATGAAGTGCTGTCAAGACCATATAGAGCTTGCATTAGATATGTATGTAGATGAATATGAATTGCCACCAGAAATGAGGTTGTTAACAGAAAATGAGATGTTATCCACAACGTGTGAATTTTGTCAAAACAAGGCAATATATGTTGTAGGGAACTAA
- the rlmH gene encoding 23S rRNA (pseudouridine(1915)-N(3))-methyltransferase RlmH codes for MNISILTIGKLKEKYLLQGINEYLKRLTAYAKVEIIEMPDEKAPENLSDTEMEQVKQKEGERILSKISEDTHVIALAINGKMKSSEQLAEDLDKLATYGKSKIAFVIGGSLGLSNEVMKRANDTLSFSKMTFPHQLMRLILLEQVYRAFRINRNEPYHK; via the coding sequence GTGAATATCTCAATATTAACAATTGGAAAACTTAAAGAAAAATATCTACTGCAAGGCATTAATGAGTATTTAAAGAGATTAACTGCCTATGCTAAGGTAGAAATCATTGAAATGCCAGATGAAAAAGCCCCTGAAAATTTAAGTGATACAGAAATGGAGCAGGTTAAGCAAAAAGAAGGAGAGCGTATTTTAAGCAAGATATCAGAAGACACCCATGTGATTGCCCTTGCAATCAATGGAAAAATGAAGTCATCTGAACAGCTAGCTGAAGACCTAGACAAACTTGCTACCTATGGAAAAAGCAAAATTGCCTTCGTCATAGGAGGCTCACTTGGTTTGAGTAATGAAGTTATGAAACGTGCTAATGACACTTTATCCTTTTCTAAAATGACATTTCCTCATCAGTTGATGAGACTGATCTTGCTTGAGCAGGTGTACCGGGCCTTTCGAATTAACCGGAATGAACCGTACCATAAGTAA